The Saprospiraceae bacterium genome contains the following window.
TGTGATCCGGACGAATCTTGCTGATCACATGACTTGCCTTTTCTGCACCAGAATTACATGCGCTGCCACCGGAAACACTTAATCCTTCAATATCCAGTTTTATTGTCATCAAATCAATCCCTTCAAAAAATGGAAATTGTACATTCAATATTTTTGGAGAGGATGCATGCAAAGGGGTGTTGAATAAGATCTGCGGAAACTGTTTTAATAGACTTGTGCGGAGTTGTTCTTTTATACTAATTAAATGGTGAATTCGATCTTCAAAATGTGCATAACAGTAGGACAGCGCTTTAGACATCGCACCTATGCCAATTAGATTCTCTGTGCCGGCACGCACAGATCGTTCCTGTGAACCTCCATGCAATAAGGGTTCTAGCATGTTTTGATTTTTTATATATACAAAACCACATGATTTTGGTGCATAAAATTTATGTGCGGAACCACTTGCAAAATCAATTGGCAGTTTTGAAAAATCATAAGGAAAGAAACCAATGCCTTGTACGGTATCTGAGTGAAACAGTGCTTGATATGTTCTACATAAGTTTCCTGTTTCTTCAAGATTTAACATCGTGCCAAGTTCATTATTTACATGGATCAAGGATACCAGCGTTTTTTGTGAATCCTGGCGTAATAAAGACTCCAATTCGGTTATATCAATTTGACCAAATTCATTAACTGACAAGAAATCAATCTTTGTATTATACTGTTTAGCCAACCAGTCAAAACTTTGAAGATTACACGAATGTTCGATTGGACTGCTGATAATCCTTTTAACACCTAATGAAGTAACCGAAGATTTTAATATCAGATTATTGGATTCTGTTCCACAACTTGTAAAAAATAATTCAGAGCTATTGCATTTGAGGTGGCCAGAAATATTTTTGCGATGTTCCTCCAAAAAACTTTTAGCAATTCTGCCTTCAGCATGAGTTGATGAGGGATTGCCAAATATTGTTTTCGCAATTTCTGAAATGTATTCTACAACTTCAGGTAAAATAGGGGTAGTTGCTGCATAATCAAGGTATATTCGGTTTGATTGCATACCTGATTTAGAATTTAGCAATTTTTAATTTAATGCTGGTTGCAAGATTCTCTGCTTCAACCATCGTTTTGGCTTCAGTATAGATCCGTATAATGGGTTCTGTATTTGATTTTCGCAAATGAATCCAGGAGTTTTCAAAATCTATTTTCATGCCATCTTCAAAATTTAATTGCTCATTTTGGAATTCCTTTTGAA
Protein-coding sequences here:
- a CDS encoding cysteine desulfurase — protein: MQSNRIYLDYAATTPILPEVVEYISEIAKTIFGNPSSTHAEGRIAKSFLEEHRKNISGHLKCNSSELFFTSCGTESNNLILKSSVTSLGVKRIISSPIEHSCNLQSFDWLAKQYNTKIDFLSVNEFGQIDITELESLLRQDSQKTLVSLIHVNNELGTMLNLEETGNLCRTYQALFHSDTVQGIGFFPYDFSKLPIDFASGSAHKFYAPKSCGFVYIKNQNMLEPLLHGGSQERSVRAGTENLIGIGAMSKALSYCYAHFEDRIHHLISIKEQLRTSLLKQFPQILFNTPLHASSPKILNVQFPFFEGIDLMTIKLDIEGLSVSGGSACNSGAEKASHVISKIRPDHTGRAIRFSFSHVTNSEEIERCVSKLQKVVH